The sequence TAAAACCAATGGTAAAATTGATAGGATTATAGAAAATATAAGTGATGATCAGGTAATGTTTTTAATCAATGCTATTTACTTTAAAGGAACATGGGCCTATAAGTTTGATAAAAATAAAACGCAGGAAGATGACTTTTATCTTGAGAATGGTTCAACTGTCAGAAAGGAATTTATGAGAGGTAATGCTACTGTAGGTGTATATACAGATGCGGACAAGGTGCTGATTGATCTACCTTATGGCAATAAACAATTTACAATGACATTGATAATGCCAAATAGTAATAAGTCAATAGAGAGTCTACTAAAACAACTTACTTCTGAAAATTTTGCCAACTGGCTGGCAAAGTCAGATACAACTACAATAGACATTAAATTACCTAAATTCAAATTTGAAGGTAATTATATAAAACAGGAATTTAACACTGTTCTAGCTAATTTGGGAATGGGAGAAGCATTTTCGGATTACGCTGACTTCAGTAATTTATTAGTTGGCTTTACTAAAGGAGATTTGAAGATTAATGAGGTGGCACATAAAACTTTTGTGCAGGTAGATGAAACAGGAACTGAAGCTGCTGCTGTTACATCTATTGGAATGGTAGAGACTACGTCTTCTATACCTCGTATCTGGACTGTTAATCGTCCATTTATTTATATAATTCGGGAAAAGAGCTCCGGGGCTATTTTATTTATTGGCAAGGTGATGAATCCTACCATCGAAAAATATCAATAAATAGATACCCGATACCCATCTGCAAAATCTTAAAAGTGCAGATGGGTAAATTTTACACTAGGTCTAAATGACCTATAAGATTACTTAGGATCATCTTATCATCTACCTTGAGCCAGTCTTTTAGCAAGGTGGCATAAATGCTGCGAAAATCGATCTGGTATTTGAGGTCACCTTCATCCAGATTTTGAAGATTAGGAGATTCATTAAAGAACCCCGGCTTTTTCAGTTTCCCTCCTATAAGAAATACATTATTGGCAGTTCCATGATCTGTACCCCCGCTACCATTCTGAGCAACTCTGCGACCAAATTCTGAAAATGTCATAACCAACGTTTCATTGAGTTGATTGTTCTGTTTCATATCTTGTATAAAAGTGGACATTGCCTCTGAATACTGTTTCAACAATTGTCCCTGTCGTAGTTTCTGATTGATATGTGTATCAAACCCGGAGATTGATACATAAAAGATATTGGTTTCTATTCCTGATACGATAAGTTCGGCAATGGTTTTTAACTTTCTACCAAGTTCAGTAGGAGGGTAGAATGCTTTGGTTTTATAGATTTTGGATTTGTCATAGATATAAGCAGCAGATGAGACAGTTTCACCTAGCGTTTTATATAAATAGCTTACCTGCTCATGATCCGCCTCAGTGTGTTGTGCTGAATTTATATCTGTAATCAACCTGTTATGTGTTAACTGATAAAGTTTTTGAGGATTTGACACTGCCAGTCCCTTCAGGCGATCTCCTTTCATTGCCAGGCTTAATGTGTCATCTACTTCAATGGCTTTGTAGGGCTGATTACAGTATCCTCCACAGGCTGAGTCCAGGTATCTGCCGATCCAGCCTGTACTCAGAAATTCATCCGACCCAGATGCTGTTTGCCAGATATCCATCGAACGAAAGTGAGATCGGTCGGGATTAGGGTATCCAACACTATTGAGAATAGTAAGCAGACCATCATCGTATAACTGTTTCATACCTGTCAGAGCTGGATTAAAACCTAATTCATCAGATACCTGTAATACATATTGTGATTCGATGGCAAGTTTGGGACGTACTTTATAATAGATATCATTTCGGAATGGGATAATGGTATTTAGTCCATCATTTCCCCCCGACAGTTGAATGATAACTAGTTTTTTATTGTTTAAACCTAAAGTATTGAGGTGCTGTCTTTCAAAGGCTTTCAGAAAATTGGGAATCAGCATTGTTCCTGCTGTTGCCAGGGCTGATCGGGAAAGGAAATCACGTCTTTTCATAGCTTTCGGTTGTATATGTAAGTATCCGAGGTAATAGAAGGATGGATATGACCAAGTGGGTACTGGCGATTTTAGATAGACTTGATAGATTAACAAAGTTGATATTCAGGCAGAGAAACCAATGCAGAAGAAAGACTTTTAATCAAGGCATCTTTACTGCTTTTATCAGCTCTTCGCCAGATCAGATCTTTTTGGGCCTGTGTGATAGGTAAGGATAAGAGATAACCAGCAAGAGCATCAAGAGTTTCCGTATCCTTCACTTTTTTAAAGGCATTTTGCAATCCAGTCCAATTGGCGGATGCCTGAATAGTTTTTCCTTTGCGATTGTTCAGATATGCTGTATTTACATCTCCTTCTTCTTTTGCCTCAACCCTTACTTCTGCTGACTGGAAAAGTAATTCGGGGAGTTGCATCCGAAAAAGAAGACTGCTACTGTCAATCCAATTTTTTCCTTCTTTCCAGCCAGCTACATTTGGGGGATTGAGTAGGATTTGTCCCAGAACTTTCTGAAGGAAGATAATATTTTGTGTCTCCTGAAACTGAATAGTGAATGTTTGTTGTAAGCCTACTAACAGCTCTACCGGACTTTTTACTCTGCTACCAATGATAGAAGACTGATAAAACCAGTCTGCGGTAAAGATAGATTCCATTAGTTGAGCTATATCATAATCCGACTTATAAAACTGGTCTGACAGGCTATTGATAATTGTTGGATCAGGTTTTTCATTAACAAAGTATTGATAGATTTTAGTGGTAATAAATCGGGCTGTTTGTTTGTTTTCCAGAATGGTAGTGAGTATATCTTCTCCTGTAAAGTTGCCTGTCTTACCAAAGAATGTTTTTTCTCCCTCATCGTGTTGTCTTTGGTTAAAGAAAAATTCTCCGTCATGTCTGAACTGCCATCCTGTGAAGGCCCTTGCTGCATTTTTTATATCCTGTTCTGTATAGTGATCTCTTCCTAGAGTAAATAACTCCATTACCTCGCGTGCAAAATTCTCATTGGGGCTATCTTTGCGGTTTTGTTTGTTATTGAGAAAGCCCAACATAGCTGCATCCTTCGAAATAGCCATCAGTAAATCACCAAACTTGCCCAATGCATGTTTGCGAAGTGTATTGTTCTGAATTTGCATAAAATAAGCATTGTTGCTACGACAGGCAAAATGGCCATGCCAGAACAATGTCATTTTTTCTCTTAGCATCGCGTTACCACTGACCATTTGGCTGACCCATGCAAGATTCAGGGATTTTATGCTTTCTATGCGATCTTTGATAATAGTTTTAATTTTTTCCTGAGGGGTTGCGCTTTGTGTAAAGGTTTGTTTACTGTCCTTTTTTTCCTCTCTTTCCAATCTCATTTGTTCTGCTGTTACTACTTGCAGAGGATAAATATTCTTTGATTGAACAAACAATTCCCTTACTGCTTTCTCAATAGATTTGTGATCAACTGTTTCTCTCGTAAGTGGTGAGATACCAAAACCTGCCCGATTGTAAAGGTGTTTAATCTTTTGTTGGTTGGATATTTTTGTTTGCATAGCTTTTGATCGTTTTCATCACCTAATTGTAAATCTGTGAGGTTAGATGAAAATTAGTAGCAAACGTTTAAATTAGCGGGAGACTTTGCTGTAAAAAATGAATAACTCCCATAAGTTCTTTTATCTAATCCTCGTTTTTTTGTTGAGTATTTTTATTGCCTGTTCTAAAAAACAACCTGCAATTCATGATAAAGCAGATAAAGTTTTGGTATTTAAAGCAAAACGAAAAATGCAGTTGTTGAAGGGTAATAACGTATTGCGGACCTATACCATCGCTTTAGGAGAAAGTCCTGAAGGTCATAAAGGAAAGGAAGGAGATGAAAGAACTCCGGAAGGAAAATATACGTTGGACTGGCGAAATGCCAAAAGTAGCTGTTATAAATCACTGCATGTTTCTTATCCTAATGAACAGGACCGCAAGAGTGCAGAAGAGAAGGGTGTATCACCAGGAGGGATGATTATGATTCATGGTTTGCATCCAAGTATTACATGGGTGGGTCGCTTTCATACACTTTATGACTGGACAAATGGATGTATAGGAGTCACAAATGCAGAAATGGATGAGATATGGAAGGCTGTTCCGGATGGAACAACCATTGAAATAAAGCCATAATGTATGTTATGGCTTTAACAAAACTTTTCCTGTTGTGATACGTGCTGCGAGATCTTTGTGTGCCTGGGCGACTTCCTCTAGGCGATAAACGTGTTCTATCTGCAACTGGAGTTTTCCCTCTGCTATCCATTGAAACAAATCATTTGTCCGTTGCAATAGTTCATCACGAGTCAATACATAATGACCTAATGTAGGCCTGGTTAGAAATATAGATTTCTTACTTAAATGTAATGGATCAAATGGGGGCACTGCTCCACTGGAGGCTCCAAACAAAACCATATACCCTCGAGGTCGCAAACATGCCAGACTTTTATCAAAGGTTGTTTTACCTACTGAGTCATATACTACCTGAACACCAGATTGATTAGTAATTCGCATGACTTCTGTTTCAAAGTCTTGTTGCGTATATAGAATGACTTCATCGGCTCCGGCTTGTCGGGAAAGCTGAGCTTTTTCTTCTGTTGAAACCGTGGTAATGATTTTTGCTCCAATTTGCCGAATCATCTGGGTTAATAATAGTCCTACGCCTCCTGCTCCTGCATGTATCAATATAGTGTCGGTTGGTTTTACAGGGTAGGTACTATAACAGAGATAATGGGCTGTAAGTCCTTGTAAAAGGACAGCCGCTGCTCTATCATCATCCACCGAATCTGGAATAGGTACCAGTTTACTGACTGGGACAACGGCATATTCGGCATAACTGCCTATCTGTAAGGCATAGGCAACCCTGTCGCCAGGTTTTACTTCTGTCACCCCATCTCCGATTGATTCTACAACTCCGGCTGCTTCTGAACCCGGAGTAAAGGGAGTTGGAAGAGGATATCGACCCTCCCGATGGTAGATATCAATAAAATTGACTCCAATGGATTTGATTCGAACAAGTGCTTCTCCTGGTTTAGGAGTTGGTATGACTACTTCCCGATATTCCATTACTTCAGGACCGCCGGGGATGGTAACTTGAATGGCTTTCATACTATGATTATGAGAATAAAGCAGATAAGTATTTCAGAACCTTACCGGGTATGTAAAATGCTTATCCTATGTTGGACTTAATATATTTAAAGCCGAATAACACGAATAGAATTAAAAAGAAAAATAATAATCCAAAAAAGATAGCACTTAACAGAGGATAGAAATAACTAATAGCTGCTGTACAAAACAAGGCCAAAACTAATGCCAGATAAGGAAAAATGGGATAGAATGGAGTTTTATAAGGTCGTTCCAAATCTGGTTCTTTCTTTCGCAGAACCAGCAGGCTCACCATACTAATCGCATACATCACAACCGCTCCAAGTCCGGACATAACAATGATCTGGTCTGTTTTACCAGAATAAATTGCTAGTACCCCAATCAACCCTCCTGCTATGAGTGCCCAGTGCGGGGTTTGATAACGATTCAGAAAACTTAGTTGATTGGGTAGATAATTTTCACGTGCCAATGCAAAAATCTGTCTTGAATAGCTAATAGTATTGCCATGAAAAGAAGCAATTAAACCAAATAGGCCTAAACTAGTGAATATTTTGGTCCATCCACTTTCATGTCCAAACACCATTGCCAGTACCTCTGGTAATGGGTGATCTATCTGTTGGAGTTTTCTCCAATCTCCTACGCCAGCACTCAGAATCATAATACCTAGTGCTAAGATAACAAGTGTAATGATAGCAGAGATATATCCTCTTGGAATAGTTTTCTGAGGATTTTTCACCTCTTCTGCTACCATAGCAACACCTTCGATAGCGACAAAAAACCAGATAGCAAACGGAATACCGGCAAATATGGAACCGAAAGAGATTGTTGGAGGATTATGAGCAAAAAAGTTGTCTGATTTAAAATTAAAAACAATCAATCCCATGAATAATAGGATTTCGCCCACAGAAAGCAACGTTACAATCAAAGAAATACGGGCACCTTCCTTGATTCCAAACCAGTTAACTGCAATGAATATTACATACATGCTGATTGCCGTCTCTTCTACCGGAATTTGGGGAATCAGAAAGTGTATGTAGGCACCTAAGGCATATGCAATGGCTGGCATGGCTAATAAGAAGTCAACCAGCGTTGCAAAACCCGCTATAAAGCCGCCAATGGGACCAAAGGCACGTGTAGCAAAAGAGAATGGTCCTCCGGCCTTAGGAATAGCAGCAGTAAGTTCTGTATAGCTGAAAATAAAAGTGACATACATTAGCGTAACCAGAAGAGTCGAAAAAAGAAACCCTATGGTACCTGAAGTTTGCCAACCATAATTCCATCCAAAATACTCTCCGGATATGACCATACCAACTGCCAGCGACCATAATTGTATGGTGTTTATCTCTTTTTTTAGTTTGGGTTGTGTTTCTGTGATGGTTTGCATGGTAGTTTGTATGGTTTACCTGCCAGAGCAATCTCTGGCAGGAGGAATTATGATTATGGTAAAGCTTTGCTTTTTAACCAGTTGTCACGTAAAGCCAGCATTTCCTTTGTTGTTTTCATTCCTGCTTTCTCATAGGTAACTACTTCTAGTTGTGGATTCTCGCTTAGTGTAACCTTAGTGGTTTTGACAGCACCTTTGTGGTTATATTGTACAGCTACTACATCTCCTGGCTTGTGTTTTTTTATGAGCTCATCCAGATTTTTAGTATCTGTTACAGTTGTATTTTCAACCGAAAGAATAATATCTCCCTGATCAATACCTGCATTGTAAAGCGGGGTATTGATTTGTGTTCCTGTTCTGACACTAATCTGTCCCTGTTCTCCTTTCAGATTTCTTCCAAAGAAAGCCTCATTGGGTCTTGCTTTCCGAAGCAGGAATCCCATTTTGCTTAATAGAGTCTGATAATCTGCTACTTCATGGCCAGTTACATGTTTACGGAAAAAGGTATTGGCAAACGCTGTGTCCTTGGTGACTTGTCCAAGAATGGTTTGGAGATCCGAAACAGTATAGGGTTTTTCCGGTTTCCCCTGAGTCTGCCAAACTGATTTCATAAAATCATCCAGAGTCAGGTTTTTAAATTTTGTTCTCAGAGATAAGTCAAGAGCCAAGCCAACTACACATCCATAAGGATAATAGGAAGTATAGGTATTGGCAAAGTTGACTGGATCTACATAACTGGCCGCATCCACAAACGGAGCCTGCTGACTCATCTCTACAGGTGAAAAGCGATACGTACCAGGAGAATTAAGTACATAATTTAACTGTCCTGACAGACTTTGTGTATATTGGTCATTGTCATAAAATCCTGCTCTTCGTAAAATAAGCTCACCATAATAGCTGGTAAATCCTTCTGCAAACCAAAGTTCGCTGCTCATATTGGAATGCTCAAAATTGAATGGTTCCAATGACTTGGGACGAATCCGCTCTACATTCCAGCAATGAAAAAATTCATGAGAAACTGTACCCAGAAAATCTTTCGGATTGCCTTTAAAAGATGCCGCATCTGTAATGAATGTTGAATTGCGGTGTTCCATTCCATCCCCATCATTATCTGGAAACACATCCTGGATAAAGGTGTAGGTACTATAATCATAGGAAGGCCATTCACCAAAAATACCTCCTGCTTCCTGTACTACTTTTTGTACCATAGGAGTATAGGTAGTTACATTTTCATCTGTACCATCATGATGTAAGGCAAGACGAATGGTAAGAGACTTTTTATCAGTGTTGGTTACAGTCCATTCTTTCAGTGTAAAGTTGCTTAGCTCAGTTGGTGAATCCATGAAGTATTGCAGATTCGGAGCTGAGAAAGTATTTGGCTCAGGGGCTGGTTTGAGTTGGGTGGCTACTTTCCAGTTTGAACCATCTGGTATGTCAAATGTAATACTGATAGGTGCACTCTCTAAACCTTTGGCCCACAGAAAGGTGGCAGGCATATTCAAATGGGCATGTGTTTCATCAATGCCCACATACGTACCATCGACCAGATTTCCAAATAATGTGTACAGAATATTGACCGTGGTCCCATGTTTCGGTATTTCCCATACATCTGACTCTAGCCGATTGATTGCAATATAATTTCCATTGGCATCAGTAGCCTTCAGATTATAAATATTCTTACCAAACTCATGTGTTGCATAACGGCCTGGAGAAGATCGGCTCATTCGAACTATCAGTGGCTGACTGGATAAACCTGAGAAGTTAGCTGTAATTTCTGCTTCGTGATGAACCGCATTGGGAAAAGATACTCTATAATAGATTGCTGATTGGCAATACCCTAAAGAGACAATGAAAAAGATTGTAAAAACAGATACTAGTGTTTTTTTCATGAAGATTGTAAAGTGAATAAAGATTTTTAGCTTGTTTTTAATGTCCGGAATGGTACTATTCTTAGTTTCAGATACCTTCCGGTTTTGAAGATACTATTTTTTGCTCAAGTCTGTGAAGGATGATGGATTATTTTCAGTTGCAAGTATGCTTAGTTAGATAATAACATTAAAATATATAGACTTTTTCATAGAATCGAACATATCACTAGGTATAGGCAAATCATCACTTGTATAGTAATGTTATCCTAGTTTACTGGTAAACATACTATATACTCTGGTGAATCTAATCTGGCTATGCTTATTTTGGGCCATCTGTCTCTCTCCAAATCCTCAATGATAATCAATCTGTGTGCACTTGATAGTGCTTTGCCTCAATCCTCAAATTAGTGAAATACTTGGAATATGAAATAAAGATAGGAAATATTCTTTTGAGAAGATGTAATTGTATTTACTATTAAAACAACTCTCAGAATGAATATAATTACTTAGAAAAAAAATATTATATCAATTGTTTATCCTGCCAAAAAAACAGAATTAATAGATTGAGAGTCACCTGTTTAATACACAGACGAGTGGAAATCTCCACTTCTTAATACCTGTTTAATTTCCATTTAAAAACACCTAAAGCTATGAAACATTTTTATTGGTTGCTGATGTTATTCGGCAACATTTTCACAACCAGCTATGCGATTCAGTCGCCTGTATTAATTTTCCCGCAGGCAAATTCTACAGTTAGTCTTAAAGATCTTTCTGGATTTACGGTTAATGCCAATGAACCTACTGCCCGATATATTGCTATTCGGGTCTGGCTTAATGATCCGCGTAATCTGATATTTGCAGATGCTAAAAATCTGACAGCAAATGAAGCAACCCAAGCTGTTACTTTTAGTTCGTGGGACAAGAGTTTATTAAAGCCCTCACAGCAATATCTGATAGAGCTGAAAACGCTCAATGCCAATGGTGGGTTTCTCAAACAATTATACTTTACCTTTTTTACCTCATCATTGCCTATTCAGATTGCAAGTAAACCTTTATTAATATCTCCCAAGCCTGACTCAGCATTGATTTTATCTGAGAGAGGGGTACTTTACAAAAGCATGGGAACTTATATTGTAAATGCCAATAACCCAATTGCTCGGTATATGAGTGTAAAGGTTTTGAATGCCAGGACTGGCGAGCAAATTAATTATGTAAGAGGAGGTCCCGTATCTGAGATTTATTTACAAGATGCGCAGGCTGCTATCAGCAATGTGAGTCGTACACAATATATTTATGAAGGAAGTATCAGTGAAGGAATTACAGGTAAACCCTTTGGTGGAAAAGTAACTATTGTTACCTACGATTCACTACATGTGTTATTGGATTCTGCTTCTTATCCAATCACAATTATACCCAGACCATTTTCTAAGGATATACCTATACAATTGCTTTCACCTACCCCCGGGCAAAGTAATGTCGCACTTCCTGTTCAGGTTCGAATAAAGCATCCGGATACAACTCCTTTTACAGACATAGAGTTTGTTTATTCCGGTTATGAGATTGATCGGTATCCTGCGGATTGGCAAGGGAGCGATTTTAGAAAAAATACCACTGTGAGAAGGTATTTTTCCGGATCGATTGGTTCTTGGGATATAGATAGCCTGCAACCTGGTACAACCTATCAGTTGAAATTGAACTACACAGTTTTCAATACCTTGGATGCCCAGCCATACATTAACCTGGATACTATCATTACGTTCACGACTAAGCCAGTGATAAGTAGCAGTAAACCTTTGCTCCTCTCACCTAAACCTGATTCTGTAATGGTTCTGTATCAGAGAGGTGTTTTTGATTTGAGTATGGGAAGTTATGTTGTAAATGCTAACAACCCAATAGCCAGGTCTATGGATGTACGCTTTTATAATACACAAACAGGTCAAAGAATAGATTATGTAAGGTCTGAACCCGTACCATTATTTTATTTCGCTAATGCTCAGCTAGCTACCAGTGATGTAACCAGAACTCTATATATCAGCACACCCAATACGGGGAAACTATTTGATGCGAGGGTAGATATGATTACATATGATTCACTTCATACAAGACTGGATTCTGTCTCATACGCTATAAAGATTCTGCCTCGTCCATTGGGTAAAGATCTACCATTAACTTTTCTTTCACCTACCCCCGGACAAAATAATGTGGAGCGTCCTGTTCAGGTTCGAATACAGGAACCAACGTCGCCTCCTTTTACAGATATAGACTTTGCTTATGAATACTATCTGATCGATCGTTATCCGGCAGACTGGCAAGGCAGTGATTTCAGAAAGAGGATGCTCTCAACCAATTTTCCTGTAGGTTCGACACCTTCCTGGCAGATTGATAGTTTGCAAGCGGGTACTACTTACCAGATGAAACTGAGTTATTTGGTTATCGGAGCTTTCGATAGTAGACCTTATCTTCGTTTAGATACAACTATTCTCTTTACAACAGCGCCAGCACAAGGGACGAATCCATTGTTACTTTGGCCAGTAAATAATGCAACTGTTAGTATTTGTGATAGTACGAATGCATTGTTTAATGCAAACAATATCAATGCACAAATGCTCTCTATAAAGGTATTCAGAAATGATCCAAGACAAGTAATACATGAATACAGCTATCAGCTTTCAGATGCTATGTCAGCAACAAAAACTATTGCTGTACCAGATTTCTTTCAGCAGTTGAATGCTTCTGGTCAGTATCTGATCGAAGTAAAAACACAGACCGCTTCAGGTGGGTTAATCGCTCAACAGTACTTTACGTTATTTACCAGTGGTTGTTCATCTGCTGCCAGAAAAGTTTTGTCTGAAAATATGGAGTCTTCTTTACAGTCTATAGTTTCTCCTAATCCATCTGTAAGTGATTTTAAAATCCAGCTACACAGTGGTTACAGTAAAGCTATCGTTGAGGTGATTTCTATAGATGGCAGAATCATAAACCAATACAGTGCTCAAGGTAATAGTCAGATTCAGATAAATGGTAGTGGATTAAAGCCTGGAATGTACCTTATCCAGGTGAGGGGTAGTGATGGAAAGGCTGAACAATTTAAAATCGTGAAGCAATAATCCTAATAATTGATTTTGTTCTGCTTATGGACAGACTACCAATAGCCACAGATATGTTGTGGCTATTGGTAGTATATAGGGATACTTTTCGTGATAGAGTATTGGTTGTTCAATTTTTTGAGATGATCTTGCATCTGACAAGTCAGACCAACAAACCAATTCCTTTATGAAGC is a genomic window of Xanthocytophaga agilis containing:
- a CDS encoding serpin family protein, whose protein sequence is MKNCYLIYFCMAVGILLFSACKQNEVSPDNKPNVRALRTNETQTVKNSTDFAFNVFHKLNEIQPADKNQFISPFSIAMAVAMTYNGANTTTKDGIKKALSMQGLTDEEQNSAFQSIAAYLNGIDKTVTFSPANSIWYKKDLTPQTNFVEANQKYFDAEVRGLDLIKDKEGSKNTINNWVKNKTNGKIDRIIENISDDQVMFLINAIYFKGTWAYKFDKNKTQEDDFYLENGSTVRKEFMRGNATVGVYTDADKVLIDLPYGNKQFTMTLIMPNSNKSIESLLKQLTSENFANWLAKSDTTTIDIKLPKFKFEGNYIKQEFNTVLANLGMGEAFSDYADFSNLLVGFTKGDLKINEVAHKTFVQVDETGTEAAAVTSIGMVETTSSIPRIWTVNRPFIYIIREKSSGAILFIGKVMNPTIEKYQ
- a CDS encoding DUF1501 domain-containing protein, with protein sequence MKRRDFLSRSALATAGTMLIPNFLKAFERQHLNTLGLNNKKLVIIQLSGGNDGLNTIIPFRNDIYYKVRPKLAIESQYVLQVSDELGFNPALTGMKQLYDDGLLTILNSVGYPNPDRSHFRSMDIWQTASGSDEFLSTGWIGRYLDSACGGYCNQPYKAIEVDDTLSLAMKGDRLKGLAVSNPQKLYQLTHNRLITDINSAQHTEADHEQVSYLYKTLGETVSSAAYIYDKSKIYKTKAFYPPTELGRKLKTIAELIVSGIETNIFYVSISGFDTHINQKLRQGQLLKQYSEAMSTFIQDMKQNNQLNETLVMTFSEFGRRVAQNGSGGTDHGTANNVFLIGGKLKKPGFFNESPNLQNLDEGDLKYQIDFRSIYATLLKDWLKVDDKMILSNLIGHLDLV
- a CDS encoding DUF1800 domain-containing protein produces the protein MQTKISNQQKIKHLYNRAGFGISPLTRETVDHKSIEKAVRELFVQSKNIYPLQVVTAEQMRLEREEKKDSKQTFTQSATPQEKIKTIIKDRIESIKSLNLAWVSQMVSGNAMLREKMTLFWHGHFACRSNNAYFMQIQNNTLRKHALGKFGDLLMAISKDAAMLGFLNNKQNRKDSPNENFAREVMELFTLGRDHYTEQDIKNAARAFTGWQFRHDGEFFFNQRQHDEGEKTFFGKTGNFTGEDILTTILENKQTARFITTKIYQYFVNEKPDPTIINSLSDQFYKSDYDIAQLMESIFTADWFYQSSIIGSRVKSPVELLVGLQQTFTIQFQETQNIIFLQKVLGQILLNPPNVAGWKEGKNWIDSSSLLFRMQLPELLFQSAEVRVEAKEEGDVNTAYLNNRKGKTIQASANWTGLQNAFKKVKDTETLDALAGYLLSLPITQAQKDLIWRRADKSSKDALIKSLSSALVSLPEYQLC
- a CDS encoding L,D-transpeptidase family protein, with product MNNSHKFFYLILVFLLSIFIACSKKQPAIHDKADKVLVFKAKRKMQLLKGNNVLRTYTIALGESPEGHKGKEGDERTPEGKYTLDWRNAKSSCYKSLHVSYPNEQDRKSAEEKGVSPGGMIMIHGLHPSITWVGRFHTLYDWTNGCIGVTNAEMDEIWKAVPDGTTIEIKP
- a CDS encoding quinone oxidoreductase, encoding MKAIQVTIPGGPEVMEYREVVIPTPKPGEALVRIKSIGVNFIDIYHREGRYPLPTPFTPGSEAAGVVESIGDGVTEVKPGDRVAYALQIGSYAEYAVVPVSKLVPIPDSVDDDRAAAVLLQGLTAHYLCYSTYPVKPTDTILIHAGAGGVGLLLTQMIRQIGAKIITTVSTEEKAQLSRQAGADEVILYTQQDFETEVMRITNQSGVQVVYDSVGKTTFDKSLACLRPRGYMVLFGASSGAVPPFDPLHLSKKSIFLTRPTLGHYVLTRDELLQRTNDLFQWIAEGKLQLQIEHVYRLEEVAQAHKDLAARITTGKVLLKP
- the eat gene encoding ethanolamine permease — protein: MQTITETQPKLKKEINTIQLWSLAVGMVISGEYFGWNYGWQTSGTIGFLFSTLLVTLMYVTFIFSYTELTAAIPKAGGPFSFATRAFGPIGGFIAGFATLVDFLLAMPAIAYALGAYIHFLIPQIPVEETAISMYVIFIAVNWFGIKEGARISLIVTLLSVGEILLFMGLIVFNFKSDNFFAHNPPTISFGSIFAGIPFAIWFFVAIEGVAMVAEEVKNPQKTIPRGYISAIITLVILALGIMILSAGVGDWRKLQQIDHPLPEVLAMVFGHESGWTKIFTSLGLFGLIASFHGNTISYSRQIFALARENYLPNQLSFLNRYQTPHWALIAGGLIGVLAIYSGKTDQIIVMSGLGAVVMYAISMVSLLVLRKKEPDLERPYKTPFYPIFPYLALVLALFCTAAISYFYPLLSAIFFGLLFFFLILFVLFGFKYIKSNIG
- a CDS encoding M61 family metallopeptidase encodes the protein MKKTLVSVFTIFFIVSLGYCQSAIYYRVSFPNAVHHEAEITANFSGLSSQPLIVRMSRSSPGRYATHEFGKNIYNLKATDANGNYIAINRLESDVWEIPKHGTTVNILYTLFGNLVDGTYVGIDETHAHLNMPATFLWAKGLESAPISITFDIPDGSNWKVATQLKPAPEPNTFSAPNLQYFMDSPTELSNFTLKEWTVTNTDKKSLTIRLALHHDGTDENVTTYTPMVQKVVQEAGGIFGEWPSYDYSTYTFIQDVFPDNDGDGMEHRNSTFITDAASFKGNPKDFLGTVSHEFFHCWNVERIRPKSLEPFNFEHSNMSSELWFAEGFTSYYGELILRRAGFYDNDQYTQSLSGQLNYVLNSPGTYRFSPVEMSQQAPFVDAASYVDPVNFANTYTSYYPYGCVVGLALDLSLRTKFKNLTLDDFMKSVWQTQGKPEKPYTVSDLQTILGQVTKDTAFANTFFRKHVTGHEVADYQTLLSKMGFLLRKARPNEAFFGRNLKGEQGQISVRTGTQINTPLYNAGIDQGDIILSVENTTVTDTKNLDELIKKHKPGDVVAVQYNHKGAVKTTKVTLSENPQLEVVTYEKAGMKTTKEMLALRDNWLKSKALP
- a CDS encoding T9SS type A sorting domain-containing protein, which encodes MKHFYWLLMLFGNIFTTSYAIQSPVLIFPQANSTVSLKDLSGFTVNANEPTARYIAIRVWLNDPRNLIFADAKNLTANEATQAVTFSSWDKSLLKPSQQYLIELKTLNANGGFLKQLYFTFFTSSLPIQIASKPLLISPKPDSALILSERGVLYKSMGTYIVNANNPIARYMSVKVLNARTGEQINYVRGGPVSEIYLQDAQAAISNVSRTQYIYEGSISEGITGKPFGGKVTIVTYDSLHVLLDSASYPITIIPRPFSKDIPIQLLSPTPGQSNVALPVQVRIKHPDTTPFTDIEFVYSGYEIDRYPADWQGSDFRKNTTVRRYFSGSIGSWDIDSLQPGTTYQLKLNYTVFNTLDAQPYINLDTIITFTTKPVISSSKPLLLSPKPDSVMVLYQRGVFDLSMGSYVVNANNPIARSMDVRFYNTQTGQRIDYVRSEPVPLFYFANAQLATSDVTRTLYISTPNTGKLFDARVDMITYDSLHTRLDSVSYAIKILPRPLGKDLPLTFLSPTPGQNNVERPVQVRIQEPTSPPFTDIDFAYEYYLIDRYPADWQGSDFRKRMLSTNFPVGSTPSWQIDSLQAGTTYQMKLSYLVIGAFDSRPYLRLDTTILFTTAPAQGTNPLLLWPVNNATVSICDSTNALFNANNINAQMLSIKVFRNDPRQVIHEYSYQLSDAMSATKTIAVPDFFQQLNASGQYLIEVKTQTASGGLIAQQYFTLFTSGCSSAARKVLSENMESSLQSIVSPNPSVSDFKIQLHSGYSKAIVEVISIDGRIINQYSAQGNSQIQINGSGLKPGMYLIQVRGSDGKAEQFKIVKQ